GGAAGGTACTGAAGCGAGCTATCAATCGAAGGAAGCATTCCTGGAAGCTTTCCCAAATGCAACGGATGTGAACTGGAGCAGGGACAAGTTCTACGATATTGCCAGCTTCAATCTTAACGGCATCCATCAAACGGCTTACTATGATTACAAGTCGGAGCTGGTAGGTACTGTAATTCCCAAAACCTTCAGCGATCTTCCGGCATCAGCACAAAAATGGATCGATAAAAAATATGCCGGTTATGAAAAAGGAAGAGTGATATTATTCGACGATAATGAATACAACGAAACAGACATGATGCTATATGGTCTCCAGTTCCAGGATGAAGACAATTACTTCATCGAACTGCAGAAAGGTACAAGCGATATTGTACTACAGGTAACACCGGAAGGAAACGTGTTCTATTTCACTGAAGTGAAATAAAAAAACAAAATTCTAAAATTCTGTAAAATGAAAAAGCTCATCATCATAATGCTGGCTGTGCTTGTTACAACTGCAGCTTCAGCAATGCCCGTAGCCCGCATCAGTGGCGGCCATCATGGAGGATGGCACAGACCTCCCAGAACAGTGATCGTTGGCGGAGGCTGGTACAGCCCGTGGTATGGCCCCTGGGATTCTATGGCTACCCCTGGTATCCAACTGCTCCCACTCCGCCCAGCAGGCTGGACCTGCAGCTTTCCACCATCAGGGTCAACTATGGAGATAAGATCAAATCAGTAAGAATGGATAAAGACCTGACCAGACAGGCCAGAAGGGAAAAGATCAAAGACCTGAAAACTCAACGTGAACATGCGATCATCGATGCGAAGAAGAGTTTTTATAAGTACTGATTGATCAGATAAAGAGAAAAGCAGGCATCAGAATGACGCCTGCTTTTCTCTTTTTTGCTTTTCATTGCTATCGCTGGTAATGATAATCTACCACAATACCATCGATGCTTAGTTTATTGCCGTCAACCGTTTGCTTCCTTCCTGATGGAACGCAGATGATCACTGCTGATTGCGTTGCAGGAATTTTTATAGATGCAGAACCTGAAACATTCCGTTTGATAAAGCTGGCCGTTACTGTATTGTACAGATCGAAGCTTTTTCCTTTTTCCAATGGTATCGTTACTGTTTTACTTTCTCCATACGGATTGTAATAGAGATAAGAAGGATAAGCATCGGCCCTGTAGAAATCAGTGGCCAGTAAATTCAATTGCAGTATGCCATCCACATCGGTCTTACGGATGATACTGCCGAAGATGCCCACATGTGCACTGCCATATACGCTGAACTGCGATACATCGGGATTCTTTCCCGGCACCCAGTTGGGGCCATCGCCCTGCGCCACCGGCGCCTTGATGCTGGCATACTGATCAAAAGTGCTGCGTTGCACGATCCCTTCATAACCGATCACGCCTTTGGTGATCTCCCTCCTGTTGTACAAGGTCTGGTGTTCAGCAGGCATATGATCAGGGTAGAAGAGTTTTGCGGCATTGGCGGCATGCAGCATCCATTTGCCGATGGCATTGGCCCGGCTCTGATCATAACGAACCATGGGCACCAGCGGCCAGGCGGCATCGTAGGTGTTCATCAGGAACCCATAACCTCCATGGTCAACCGTACTTCCCATGATGCCTGAAATGTCCATGCCATTCCAGGTACCCACCAGTATGCCCCAGCCTTCACGGCATTTGGGCGTGCCATCGAAACTCCAGCGGATCATTTTTTCCAGATCGAATTGTTCTCCCATCTCTGCATTCATACGTGCCGCCATATAAGCCCCGAAAGGCATCAGCACTTCATAAGTGGGATTGGCAGGTTGTGATTGCAGCGCCTTCAGTGCACTTTTTGCTGCTTTCAGATATTTCTCATCCCCGAATTTTTTCCAGGCGGCATACAGAACGTATGCATGACCTGCCGCCGCATCGGGTTGCGGACAGATATGCGATGTAACGGGTTTCAATTTCGCATAATCGAAAAAAGAATAATTGTAGTTTCCATTGAGTACAGAGTCTGCCTGGTAAAATTTATCGGCAATGCTGCGCGCAAGGGTATCAAAACCCGGCGCATGCGGATATTTTTCGTTGATGGCATAGAACAATACATTCGGGTATACATCATACCACCAGTCGCGGCCATAGCCGCCGCCCAGCATCGCTACTTCCGGACAGGTATTGTTCATCATGATATTCCAGCCGGTTTCCCGGTTGAAATAATTCCTGAGCATGCCCACATAATCCAGATTGTCCTGGTTGGCTTTGTTGATACCAACCAAAGTGCCGCCCAGTACGCCTCCCATGGTGGCGAGCGCTTCATGGAACATGCCTTTGTTATTGTTCCTTCCCTGGCGGGCATCCCCCATGGCAGTATACAATCCAACTACATCCTGTGCAAAATTCTTCCTGCTGCTGTCGATCCATACCAATGGCCAGAACTCGCCCTGGGCATTGAAATCATACACAGTGCTATCAAATTGAAGTGCCAGTTGTTCATAATCGATAATGTTCAGCGGCTGCGGAATGGCGGACATGGAATCCACTCTTGCAATATTTTTCTGTTCCACCGGTTTGCCGCCATTATCCGAGCAACCGCTTATGTATAAACCTGCCAATAAGAACCAAAGAGAATGTTTCATACTTACCAGAAATTGTACGGATTAAATTTATAAAGTATGCACCGGATCCAATACAGGTGCGGTGATTTTGTCTTCTTCATGTCCATCGTTCAGTGCCTTGCTTTCTTTGATGATGCGTTTGGACACCCAGATGGAACTCAATTGCAGCACGGCAATGATGATGATGGCGTAACGCAGCGCCACTTCCGTTGAATACCCATAAGCCAGCAGCAGGAAAGTGCCTGCTCCCAGGAACCGGCCAACATACAGTCCTGCTTCATGATTGAGGATATACGCAAACTCGCTTCTCTTCTCGATCCTCGACAAAACATCTATCACATTGAACTGGATGGGGAAATAAGCAAGGTCCATCAACGGCTTCGCCAGCAACAGGAACATCATGAAGATGATCACGCCGGTGGCATTGAAAAGTATGCCATTGGCCAGAGCAGCCAGAGCAAAGAATATCAATCCTGCTGCAAAAATCTTCACGCGATGCTGCGGCCCCGTCATTCTGCCGATCACGTACATCATCACTGCAGCAATAACAGCGCCGATGGATTGCGCGGTGCCCAGTGCCCCCTCCTTACCGAGCAGTCGCATGATCAGCATGGCAGGAGCTGTTACCAGAAAACCCTGTGCCAGTCCTTTCAGCAAAGCCAGGAAAAGCAGTCTGTACCAGAGCGGATGGAATTTGAAATAGATGAATTTCTTCTGCACGGGATTGGTGAAGTTTCCCC
This portion of the Pseudobacter ginsenosidimutans genome encodes:
- a CDS encoding MFS transporter, giving the protein MLNKLKNEIAHFNSQPHNFRILILTNLVYAIVLPVIDIFVAAYVMRNSNDPTKVVIYQLTIYTGIPLTFLLNGYLLKYFNIRKLYSIGMMLSAVSMVVMMSLKELDLTGIGVAGIIMGMSFGFYWANRDYLALAITNDGNRNYYYGVETFFYTIIAVIIPVAIGWFIESQGAAEKVQRAYLIITGFVFVITVIASIVCFRGNFTNPVQKKFIYFKFHPLWYRLLFLALLKGLAQGFLVTAPAMLIMRLLGKEGALGTAQSIGAVIAAVMMYVIGRMTGPQHRVKIFAAGLIFFALAALANGILFNATGVIIFMMFLLLAKPLMDLAYFPIQFNVIDVLSRIEKRSEFAYILNHEAGLYVGRFLGAGTFLLLAYGYSTEVALRYAIIIIAVLQLSSIWVSKRIIKESKALNDGHEEDKITAPVLDPVHTL